Proteins co-encoded in one Accipiter gentilis chromosome 5, bAccGen1.1, whole genome shotgun sequence genomic window:
- the TCF21 gene encoding transcription factor 21 has product MSTGSLSDVEDLQEVEMLECDGLKMDTNKEFGASTESNEEGSNGENGSPQKGRGASGKRKKAPPKKSPLNGVSQEGKQVQRNAANARERARMRVLSKAFSRLKTTLPWVPPDTKLSKLDTLRLASSYIAHLRQILANDKYENGYIHPVNLTWPFMVAGKPESDLKEVVNTNRLCGPTAS; this is encoded by the exons ATGTCCACTGGGTCCCTCAGTGATGTGGAAGATCTGCAGGAGGTGGAGATGCTGGAGTGCGATGGCCTGAAAATGGATACTAACAAAGAGTTTGGGGCGTCCACCGAGAGCAACGAGGAGGGATCCAATGGCGAGAATGGCTCCCCTCAGAAGGGGAGAGGGGCCTCGGGCAAGAGGAAGAAAGCTCCCCCCAAGAAGAGCCCTTTAAATGGAGTGAGCCAGGAGGGAAAGCAGGTCCAGAGAAACGCTGCCAACGCCAGGGAGAGGGCGAGAATGAGGGTCCTTAGCAAAGCCTTCTCCAGGCTTAAGACCACCCTGCCCTGGGTGCCCCCAGACACCAAGCTTTCCAAACTGGACACCTTGAGGTTGGCCTCCAGCTACATTGCTCACCTGAGGCAGATCCTGGCCAATGACAAGTACGAAAACGGCTACATCCACCCAGTCAACCTG ACTTGGCCTTTTATGGTAGCCGGCAAACCCGAGAGTGACCTGAAAGAAGTGGTGAACACAAACCGCTTGTGCGGCCCGACGGCATCCTGA
- the TBPL1 gene encoding TATA box-binding protein-like 1 — protein sequence MDADSDVALDILITNVVCVFRTRCHLNLRKIALEGANVIYKRDVGKVLMKLRKPRITATIWSSGKVICTGATSEEEAKFGARRLARSLQKLGFQVIFTDFKVVNVLAVCNMPFEIRLPEFTKNNRPHASYEPELHPAVCYRIKTLRATLQIFSTGSITVTGPNVKAVASAVEQIYPFVFESRK from the exons ATGGATGCGGACAGTGATGTTGCATTGGACATTTTAATCACAAATGTAGTGTGTGTTTTTAGAACAAGATGTCATTTAAACTTGAGGAAGATCGCATTAGAGGGAGCAAATGTGATATACAAGCGTGATGTTGGG aaagtatTAATGAAGCTTAGGAAGCCTAGGATTACCGCCACAATTTGGTCCTCAGGAAAAGTTATTTGCACAGGAGCCACAAG tGAAGAAGAAGCTAAATTTGGTGCCAGACGATTAGCTCGTAGTCTACAGAAATTAGGTTTTCAG gtaattttcacagattttaaagTTGTGAATGTTTTAGCAGTGTGCAACATGCCCTTTGAGATCAGATTGCCAGAATTTACGAAGAATAACAGACCTCATGCGAG ttaTGAACCAGAACTTCATCCTGCCGTGTGTTACAGAATAAAAACTCTCAGAGCTACCTTACAGATTTTTTCCACAGGCAGTATCACAGTTACAG GGCCAAATGTAAAGGCTGTTGCCAGTGCTGTGGAACAGATTTACCCGTTCGTGTTTGAAAGcaggaaataa